The Thiovulum sp. ES genome segment AAATAGATAAAATTTCCAAATCAAAATTCACCAAAAATGGTGAAAAACTATTTTTGGTGTTTTTGAGTGGAACTAAACTATTTCTCCGTGGAGAGTTGTTCTCATTGTTTTTGATATTTTCACATTCTTGACTTTTCCAAGAAGCGAAGAATCTCCTTTACTTTTCACAAGATAGCCTTCAGAACTTCTACCAATTAAACAGCCTTCAATTTCTTCATTAAAAAGAACTTTATAAGTTTTTCCAAAACGACTTTCTGCCAACTCATTCATAATTTCAAGATGACGACTTTGTAGTTTTTTGAGTCTTGCTGAAGCGATTTCATCAGGAATTTGTGGAAGTTTTTCAGCTTCTGTAAATGGTCGCGGCGAGTATTTAAATGAAAACATTTGCTCAAAACGAACTGCTTCTAAAACATCTAAAGTATCCATAAAATCAGAATCACTTTCATTTGGAAATCCAACAATAACATCGGTAGAAATTGCGACCTCATCGACATTTTTACGAATCTTTTCGGCACGATTTAAAAACCAATCTTTAGAATAACCTCGTCTCATCGCTTTCAAAATTTCGGTAGAACCACTTTGTAAAGGCATGTGAATTGATTTTGCGATTTTTGGATTTGTCGCGAACTCTTCAATAAAATTGTCGTCCATGTGTAACGGGTGTGGAGAAGTGAAACGGATTCTTTCAACTCCATCAACTTTTGAAACCTCTTGTAGCAATTTTGTGAAATCTGTTTTTTCGTGATTTTGCGAGAAACGACGACCGTAATTATTCACATTTTGACCAAGAAGCAAAAACTCTTTTACTCCCCGTTCGACATCTTTCCGAACTTGTGAAATAATCAAATCTGTCGGAATGGAAATTTCAGTTCCCCGTGTGTGTGGTACAATGCAAAAACTACACTTTTTATCACAACCAATCGAGATATTTATCGAACTTTGAAAAGAGCTATTCCCATTTTCAGCAAAAGAGTAGAGCGAATCGTCATTTGCAATATCAGTTTCGACCGCACCTTTTACTTTTAGTACATCACGGATTTTTGAAACATTTCTAGCACCGAGAACAAAATCAACATATCGAGCTTTCTGAATTATCTCTTTTCCCAAATGTGAAGCTGTGCAACCTGCCACCCCAATTTTTGAATCACTTTTACGAATTCGATTTAAATGTCCCAATTCCGAAAACAATTTTTTTACAGGTTTTTCCCGAACCGAGCAAGTATTTATAATTATCAAATCTGCATTTTCTGGCGATGAGGTCGACTCGTAATTTTCATTTTTTAACTCGGCAAACATATTTTCAGAATCTTTGTGATTCATCGCACAGCCGAGAGTTTCAATATAGGCTTTTTTCAATTTTCACACCTTCCCGCTACTTTTAAATTTAATTTTTTTAGCATTTCCAAATCTTTATGCGATTCTCGACCTTTTGTCGTTAGGTAGTTTCCAATCACAATCGAATTTATTCCGTGAGAAAAAATCTCCTCTTGTCTCTCTCCAAAAAATGATTCTCGACCACCCGCAACCATAATTCGCTGTTTTGGAAAATTTTCCCGAAACTTATCTAAAATTTTAAATCCTGTTTCAATTGAGAGTGGATTTTTTTGTAGTGGTAATGCCTCGTTGTGATGATAGAAATTTATTGGAATAGATTCGGGCTGGAGTTCTTTGAGTGAATTTAGCATAGATTCCCTATCTTCTTCACTTTCACCCATTCCAACAATTCCACCAGAACATAAATCCAAACCGACCTCTTTTACATTTTGTAAAGTTTCCCACCGTTCGTCCCAAGAGTGAGTTGTGCAAATTTTTGGATAAAACTCTTTTGAAGTCTCTAAATTATGATTGTAACTCCCTACTCCTGCTTTTTGTAACTCTTTTAAATCATTTTTTGTTACCGTTCCATTACAGGCGATGAGGTTCAAATCAGGTATTTTATTTTTGATTTTATCGGCAACTTCTACGACATATTTGAGAGTTTTTTTGTCCAAACCTTTTCCTGCGGTAACAAGACAAAATCCAGTCGCACCGAGAGAATAGAGATTTTTTGCTTCTTCTAAAATTTTGGAAATCTCTTTTCGAGAATATCTATCAATTTTCGCTCCATATTTCACACTTTGAGTGCAAAATTTACAATCTTCCAAGCAAGTCCCACTTGCAATATTTGAAATTGAGCATAAAGTAATTTCGTTTTTTTCTGTCATATTTTCTAAAAATTATAACAACCTAAATTAAAAAATCTTTATTAATTAAAGGAAATATATTTTTCTCAATTTCTTATTTTTCAATTTTGGTAAAATTGAAGACTATATTTTTGGAAGAAAGAGGATTATTTGAGGATTTTTATCAAAACAAACATGTTAGTAGTTCAAACAGACTCTTCTATTGTCTCTTTGGATTGGTTTGGTGAATTTCTTTTGTCTCATAGTCGAGATACGATTTTTCTTCCAATGTCGGCAGTTATCTTTTTTGATGAAAATTTATTAAAAGAGAGGAAGGAGTTTTTATTAAAACTTGCAAAATACTATTCCTTAAAAACAGAGATGTATTTTGAGCAACTCTTAAAACATCTTCTTATGTATAAGAAAAAGCCAATAAAAATTGAATTTAAGCAAAAACAGATTGTTCGTGCTGATGTTGATGTATATCTAGATGCAATTTCTCACAAAGATGTGAAAATTCTTCTTCGAGAACCAAATCCTTGGATTACTTCATTTTTCTCTTCTCAACTTGATAAATTTATTGTTGAATTTGACGAGCGACGACTCTTTTTAAACACAACTGAGGAGAGAGCAAAGACAAGACTTGACCGAGTTCTCAAGAAAAAAGATATTATATTTTTTAATATAAAATATGATTATAGTAAAAATTTTCTAACAATTCTTTTTACAGATCCGAAACAAGAGCGACGGAAATTTGGACAAAATCGTAGAAAAAGTTTCAATAGTGAAAATTATCATCAAGATCGTGTTTTGCTACATCATTATGGAATTTTAGAGTTAGCTTATGGTGCTACTCTAAAAGATATTAAAAACAACTATCGACGACTTGCAAAAATGTATCACCCTGACAGAGTCCATCATAAAAATGAGACAATTGTTGAACTTTACACTAAAAAGTTTCAAGACATTCAAACTTCTTATCACTTTTTAAAAGAACATCTCGAAACACATTAAAAGGATTTTCTTGAAAAAACTTATTCCACTCTCCTTAATCGCTTTTTCTTCACTTTTTGGTGAAAGTTATGAACACTATCAAATTTATAAAGACCCGAATACTCTACGAATGGGTGGTGCTTTTATTGGTGTTGGTGGTTCTGGAGTAGCACCATTTTACAACCCTGCGGGATTATCTACAATGATACGAGAGGATGGAGCAGAAGTAAAAATCTTGAATCTATCAACTTCTATAAATGATAATGCGATTGATATTGCTGAAGATTTTACAAATCTTGGAGATATTGAAGATGAAGAAGAGCAGACATTAGAAGCTATACGAATTACAAAAAAGAATATTGGAAAAAACAATCATTTTGAGTTTTCAAATTACTCATATGTTGCAAACAATATTTCAGACCGATACGGATTTGCGATTGGTGGAATTGCAAATTTAAATGCAGATTCTGCTACACACAGAGGATTTGGTAGTGAAGGGTTTGCAACTTTTGATGCAATTGCACTTGGTGGAGCAGTCTTGGCACTCTCTTATAAAATGGATAGCCAACTCTCTTTTGGACTCGGTGCAAAATATTTACAATATGTTTCTGCTTCGGAAACAATTACACTTGGAAAGTTTTCTGAAAATCGAGATAATTTTGACACATATTTAGAAGATGAACTTGTTGAAGAGGGAACTAGTTTAGTTTTTGATGCGGGTGTTTTATACTCATATAGTGATTTTAGAGTTGGTCTAAGTGCTTTAAATATTGGTGGAGTTGGAAAAGAGGGCGAAAAGACTTATATTCCAGAAACTTACAATATTGGTTTAGGATATTTTTATGAATTCAATTTGTGGTATTTGCGAAATGTAAAAGCTGGTTTTGACTATACAGATATTACTGATGAATATAAAGGTTCTGATTTCTTAAAAAAGACAAGAGTTGGTTTTGATGCGACACTTTTTGATACGAGTTTGCTAACTCTAAAAACAGGTGCGGGAATGTATCAAGGCTATCCAACGGCAGGAGTTGATTTAAGACTTACAATTGTTGAAATCTCATTTTTAACTTATGCTGAAGAGATTGGGGCTTATAGCGGACAAAAAGAGGATCGTCGATACCTTTTAAATCTCTCAATTGGTTGGTAATTCATCGATGAGGTCAAAAATAGCTTAAACAAAAGAAAGTTTCCAAACCATAACTTGATAGAATTCTGAAAAATAGAGAATTTTCTAGGATTTGAATTGAAAAGTTATGTTTTAGGA includes the following:
- a CDS encoding tRNA-N(6)-(isopentenyl)adenosine-37 thiotransferase enzyme MiaB (PFAM: TRAM domain; Radical SAM superfamily; Uncharacterized protein family UPF0004~TIGRFAM: tRNA-N(6)-(isopentenyl)adenosine-37 thiotransferase enzyme MiaB; radical SAM methylthiotransferase, MiaB/RimO family), whose product is MKKAYIETLGCAMNHKDSENMFAELKNENYESTSSPENADLIIINTCSVREKPVKKLFSELGHLNRIRKSDSKIGVAGCTASHLGKEIIQKARYVDFVLGARNVSKIRDVLKVKGAVETDIANDDSLYSFAENGNSSFQSSINISIGCDKKCSFCIVPHTRGTEISIPTDLIISQVRKDVERGVKEFLLLGQNVNNYGRRFSQNHEKTDFTKLLQEVSKVDGVERIRFTSPHPLHMDDNFIEEFATNPKIAKSIHMPLQSGSTEILKAMRRGYSKDWFLNRAEKIRKNVDEVAISTDVIVGFPNESDSDFMDTLDVLEAVRFEQMFSFKYSPRPFTEAEKLPQIPDEIASARLKKLQSRHLEIMNELAESRFGKTYKVLFNEEIEGCLIGRSSEGYLVKSKGDSSLLGKVKNVKISKTMRTTLHGEIV
- a CDS encoding biotin synthetase (PFAM: Radical SAM superfamily; Biotin and Thiamin Synthesis associated domain~TIGRFAM: biotin synthase), with protein sequence MTEKNEITLCSISNIASGTCLEDCKFCTQSVKYGAKIDRYSRKEISKILEEAKNLYSLGATGFCLVTAGKGLDKKTLKYVVEVADKIKNKIPDLNLIACNGTVTKNDLKELQKAGVGSYNHNLETSKEFYPKICTTHSWDERWETLQNVKEVGLDLCSGGIVGMGESEEDRESMLNSLKELQPESIPINFYHHNEALPLQKNPLSIETGFKILDKFRENFPKQRIMVAGGRESFFGERQEEIFSHGINSIVIGNYLTTKGRESHKDLEMLKKLNLKVAGRCEN
- a CDS encoding DnaJ-class molecular chaperone with C-terminal Zn finger domain (PFAM: DnaJ domain) gives rise to the protein MRIFIKTNMLVVQTDSSIVSLDWFGEFLLSHSRDTIFLPMSAVIFFDENLLKERKEFLLKLAKYYSLKTEMYFEQLLKHLLMYKKKPIKIEFKQKQIVRADVDVYLDAISHKDVKILLREPNPWITSFFSSQLDKFIVEFDERRLFLNTTEERAKTRLDRVLKKKDIIFFNIKYDYSKNFLTILFTDPKQERRKFGQNRRKSFNSENYHQDRVLLHHYGILELAYGATLKDIKNNYRRLAKMYHPDRVHHKNETIVELYTKKFQDIQTSYHFLKEHLETH
- a CDS encoding Protein of unknown function (DUF3308) (PFAM: Protein of unknown function (DUF3308)), which translates into the protein MKKLIPLSLIAFSSLFGESYEHYQIYKDPNTLRMGGAFIGVGGSGVAPFYNPAGLSTMIREDGAEVKILNLSTSINDNAIDIAEDFTNLGDIEDEEEQTLEAIRITKKNIGKNNHFEFSNYSYVANNISDRYGFAIGGIANLNADSATHRGFGSEGFATFDAIALGGAVLALSYKMDSQLSFGLGAKYLQYVSASETITLGKFSENRDNFDTYLEDELVEEGTSLVFDAGVLYSYSDFRVGLSALNIGGVGKEGEKTYIPETYNIGLGYFYEFNLWYLRNVKAGFDYTDITDEYKGSDFLKKTRVGFDATLFDTSLLTLKTGAGMYQGYPTAGVDLRLTIVEISFLTYAEEIGAYSGQKEDRRYLLNLSIGW